The following proteins are co-located in the Hevea brasiliensis isolate MT/VB/25A 57/8 chromosome 11, ASM3005281v1, whole genome shotgun sequence genome:
- the LOC110653058 gene encoding plastid-lipid-associated protein, chloroplastic, whose translation MATISQFNRFPCNTLSSSTPRPTPNSQSTSTPSIPLFCSINTTNSTSKSRLLTTYPIKLRPLFLVRAVEDDDEWGPDEDGSGSASTVALAEEDKPKELTEIDRLKKQLVDLFYGTNRGLSASSETRAEIVELITQLEAKNPTPAPTEALALLNGKWILGYTSFSRLFPLLSTGAFPLVKVEEISQIIDSETFTVQNSVQFAGPLATTSISTNAKFEVRSPKRVQIKFEEGIIGTPQLTDSIVLPENVEFLGQKIDLTPIKGLVTSVQDTASSVAKTISSQPPLKFPISNNSAQSWLLTSYLDEDLRISRGDAGSVFVLIREGSPLLTP comes from the exons ATGGCTACCATCTCTCAATTCAATCGATTTCCGTGCAACACTCTCTCTAGCTCTACGCCTCGTCCAACTCCTAACTCTCAATCCACTTCCACACCCTCAATTCCTCTTTTTTGCTCAATCAACACCACCAACTCAACCTCCAAATCAAGACTTCTCACCACATATCCTATCAAGCTAAGGCCCCTCTTCTTGGTTCGGGCTGTGGAAGACGACGACGAATGGGGTCCAGATGAGGATGGCTCTGGTTCTGCCTCTACGGTTGCGCTGGCTGAGGAGGACAAGCCTAAGGAGTTAACGGAGATTGATCGTCTCAAGAAACAGTTGGTGGATTTGTTTTATGGGACCAATCGTGGATTGAGTGCTAGCAGTGAGACTAGAGCTGAGATCGTCGAGCTTATTACGCAGCTTGAAGCCAAGAACCCTACCCCCGCGCCCACTGAGGCATTGGCTCTGCTCAACGGCAAATGGATTCTGGG GTACACTTCTTTTTCACGTTTATTTCCACTGCTGTCAACGGGTGCCTTTCCATTGGTAAAGGTGGAAGAAATATCCCAGATTATTGATTCGGAGACTTTCACTGTCCAGAATTCTGTTCAGTTTGCTGGTCCACTAGCTACTACTTCCATCAGCACCAATGCTAAATTTGAAGTGCGAAGCCCAAAGCGTGTGCAG ATCAAGTTTGAAGAAGGCATCATTGGGACTCCCCAACTGACAGACTCTATAGTATTACCTGAAAATGTGGAATTCCTAGGGCAAAAGATTGACCTCACACCCATTAAGGGTTTAGTAACTTCTGTCCAAGATACAGCATCATCGGTAGCAAAGACCATTTCCAGCCAACCACCATTGAAGTTTCCCATCTCAAACAACAGTGCTCAGTCATGGTTGCTGACCTCATACCTTGATGAAGACCTTCGTATTTCCAGAGGTGATGCTGGCAGCGTTTTTGTTCTTATCAGGGAAGGCAGCCCACTCTTGACACCCTGA